A stretch of Halocalculus aciditolerans DNA encodes these proteins:
- a CDS encoding HAD family hydrolase, with translation MIPSDAYDVWLLDLDGTLVDAEPAYRREVFDRVGDRLGREFSTYEREVLWHGLGGSRDAQLRAWGLDPGAFWDAFHAVEDPVVRAEATYLHEDAAFVADLDRPVGLVTHCAEFLAGPVLDHLDIRDWFDVVVCCDENTGYKPDPRPLHLALDDLDARDHAGVYVGDGASDIDAAANAGLDSVHVERHDPGKRGQCVLGDYRITSFDDLRAPAGGD, from the coding sequence ATGATTCCGTCCGACGCCTACGACGTCTGGCTCCTCGACCTCGACGGGACGCTCGTCGACGCGGAGCCGGCGTACCGCCGCGAGGTGTTCGACCGCGTCGGCGACCGACTCGGCCGGGAGTTCTCCACGTACGAACGGGAGGTGCTCTGGCACGGCCTCGGCGGGAGTCGGGACGCCCAGCTCCGCGCGTGGGGGCTCGACCCCGGTGCGTTCTGGGACGCCTTCCACGCGGTCGAAGACCCCGTCGTGCGCGCGGAGGCGACCTACCTCCACGAGGACGCGGCGTTCGTCGCCGACCTCGACCGGCCCGTCGGCCTCGTCACGCACTGCGCGGAGTTCCTCGCTGGACCCGTCCTCGACCACCTCGACATCCGGGATTGGTTCGACGTCGTCGTCTGCTGCGACGAAAATACGGGCTACAAGCCCGACCCGCGGCCGCTCCACCTCGCGCTCGACGACCTCGACGCGCGCGACCACGCCGGCGTCTACGTCGGCGACGGCGCGAGCGATATCGACGCCGCTGCGAACGCCGGTCTCGACTCCGTCCACGTCGAACGCCACGACCCCGGGAAACGCGGGCAGTGCGTCCTCGGCGACTACCGCATCACCTCCTTCGACGACCTCCGCGCTCCCGCCGGCGGGGACTGA